The genomic window CCAGCCACATCTGGTACGGATATTTTTTTTATGCCAGAATCCGCCCTCCGAGGTACGCGACTGCTCTTTCAATTGTGTGTACAGCAGGTCTGCGGCTTTTTTGTATTTTTCATCATTGCTTTCCTTGTACAGAAACAAAAGCATGCGGCCCTCATTGATTTCATCGATATTGTAATCATCAAGATCATAATCATCGATCGAGCCGTCCGGGTTTACCGAAAAATCAACACTGGATTTGATATACTTGAAATATTTACGTTCTCCGGTCAATAGCCAGAATTCCTCAAATCATCGCAAAACCGTGCCGGTCACATAATCTCATTTGTAATCATTATCCGGATGCCTGACAATTACGGATTCCGCCATGCGTATTCCCCCATTGCAGTCCTTGGGACGGCAATTGGCTTTTCGGGTGCACAATAAATGCCTGCAGCCACACAAACAAAAAGCAGTATAATTATCGGATAGAATTTTTGTTTCATCTTTATCTCTGACCCTGCGGTTTTATGCATCTCCGCTTCGCGGTAGCATAAAAGATAAAAAATCGTTCTTTGACAACTGAATACATTTTGCTATAAACCTCTTTCTGATTTAGATTGAATTACCTAACTCTTAACAATCACACATCAAAGGAGGATTATCATGTCAAGGCTCGTAGAAAAATTAAAGATTGAATTGTCGTTATTCAATTACAGCGAACGTACCATTACCATCTACAGCTATCATGTGGCAAGATTTCTAAAGACGATTCAAAAAACTGTTGAATCAGTGACCTTATTCAACAGTATCTTTACAACATAAAACGGTTAAAAAGGCCAGCCAGGCCAATCTGCCACAGGCCTTTAGCGCGATCAAAATAGCTCGTTGGGCTCATATCCGCCGGTTGGCGGACAAGTCCTCCAACCGGCGGACGCAGGTTCAAATCCTGCCCGCGCTACTAGAGTAAAAAGGAGATTCAGAATGGATCTCCTTTTTGATTTTCACAAATTATAGCCCCCTGATACTCTCACTGGTCTCACTGGTTCCCAAATTTCATTTGGGAACCCATTGCACAAGAAACTTTGTTTCTTGTCTCCCTTTACACGGCCTCTATACCCCACGCCCCGACTCTGTACTCCATCCCGCATATCAAATTATTCAAAAGAATACGTAATGAACAAGAGTGTTTATACGTAATGTCACGGGGAAAATGATCATGTATGGATAAACAAGGGGGCTCCTGCTGCGAGGGTTTCCTCCCGCCTAATTTATTCAGCTCGGCCCGTTTGTCTTTTTACAGCCCGTTTTCATCGCACAGCAGATGCAAAATACAGCAGTGCCGGAATCCATAGTAATGTCCCATTCCCGCAGAGTTTCGGAGTGATTTTTTTGCAGTGCAGCATCCGCGTTATTTTAATCTATTTTAATGGGGGGCGGCATAGCTTTATTTAACAATAGTTTATTATGGTTGCAACATTATTGGGAAATGTGTGGGAAAAATACGGGAAATGAAAATAATTCTAATTTTTTTAGTAAAGCTCAAGCAGGTAAAATAGTTGACATGTTTTGCTCATAGATGAATGACGTTCTTTGATATGTCAGGTTTTTGATGACCAGGGATTGTCAGGATTCATATCGAGTGGGCTGATGATCTCTTTGGGATGTGGGCATTCCAGCATTTTTGTATAGATCATGGTGGTTCGCACATCACTGTGTCCTAAAAGCTCCTGAACGGTGCGGATGTCATATCCGGCTTTGAGCAAGTGCGTTGCAAAGCTTTACCCCATGAGATAAGTAAGCATTTCCTTTTTCTGAATATATTTTTTTTAAACGTAAACTTTTTGATCTCATTTGTAATCAATACAACCTATCTCACGGGGTAAACATGCGTTTCATGCAAATGATAACGACGGCAAGTTTCCGTGTCCGGAATGCGGGTTAACTGCTTGGCGGGAAGAAAGAACTGCCGGGCCAGTTCTTTGGCGCTGTTTTTGTATTTTCGTTCCATTTGATCGGGCATAAATACGCCGGCATAATTTTTCGACAGGTCATGTTTGTGCAGTTCTTTGACGCGACGCAGATGCTCCTGCAGATCCGGTATAATTTTTTTGGGCAATAGGACTTTTCTAAACTTGCGGCCTTTGCCAAATACGGTGAGTGTTCCATTGTCAAAATCAAAATTATGTACGCGTAGATTGATAGCTTTGCTTAAACGCAAACCACAACCATAAAGCAAATAAATGCAAGAATATTGGATTTATTTTTAGCATGTTGTGAATATTTACCGCAAAAAACGAGGTAATATCGCAGCCACTTTAGAAAAGACGGGATTTTATCAACTGTTATTTTATTATTTTTTAAATATTCAAGGCAATGTTTTCTGATGGATTCCGGTATGTTTAGCACCCCTGTTTTCGTTTATCATTAAATTTGAAGTGCTAAACGATCTATTTAGCACTCAAGCGGAAAAAATTTATTTGAAAAAAGCAAATATTTTTATTGATTTTATAAACTATTTTGAATAGTTTCTTTTGAATTCTCATCAGAAACTTTATACTTACTGGTTATGTGGTATAAAGCTTAACTGTTCTAATGTGAGGAGGTCAGGATATGAAAAAACTTATGAGGTCATTTGTTCTATTAGCATTTTTATTCTTTAAATTCGGTGCAACGAGTATAGTTATAGGCCAAGTAGAGATCCCATGTCCAGATTATAGTAATTCAAATACAGATTGGTGGCTGTATCAATTTCAAGGCTATCCAGACTACACAAATCATAATTGTGGGCCCGCCTCAGCTGCAATGGTAATTAATTACTTAAAAAATAGAGGAATTACTACTACTTATCATGAAGTCATCTCAATTGATTACCCGGATGTCCATTGCTATGCGAGGTGGAATTATTGTCAAGGTAACGGACACCACGGTGATTCAACTTGGTTTGAGAATTCAGATTGGTCTGTTCCAGGGGCCAAAACTGCCCAAATTCAGAATGCTCTTTCATTTGAGGGTATAGAATCACGTACTCTTACAGGATATGATTGTCTAAATGATGGAACAGGCATAAATAATATTCAAAATGCACTAGACCAAGGGAAACCTTGTATTTGTCTTGTGGCTCCAATGTATTACAGAGATGATGTAACAGAATATTTTAGCCATTGGATAACTGTTTATGGTTATGATGATAATCATATATATCTAAATGACCCAGGATATCGCACAGGGCAAGGATTCAAAGCTAATAAATCTGATTTTGGCAATGCTTTATGGAAAGTACAAGAACTTTCAACCATAATTATTGTCGAACACACAAATATTAATTCTGATCTTGTTGCTTATTATCCTTTTAATGGCAATGCTAATGACGAAAGTGGACACGATAATGATGGTTCTGTGTATGGTGCTACTTTGACGACCGACAGATTTGGCAATGCGGATTTCGCTTTTAAGTTTGATGGTCTGGACGATTATATTAAACTTGACCAAAACCTAGATTTTGATCACGAACAAGAACAGACTATTTCAACATGGATCAAGGTTGATACCATTATAGGTTATAGAGGAACAATTTTCTCATCTGCTAACTCTGGAATATGGCCTTTTGGTCAGTATTTATTATTTATATATGATTCCTATCAAGTTCAATACCATGTTAGATATCGCGAGAATTTTAATCAGATTTTAATAACTGATGAGAGAATTAATAATGCTTGGAACTTAATAACGGTTTCAAAAGATAGTCTAGGCATACTAAGGGCTTACATAAACGGTCAATTAGTAGAAATATTCGAATCTTCGCCTGGTTTTAATACCCCTGACGTATATTTTGAAACAGTGATAGGAGCATATAGAAAATTAGATGGATATACTAACTTTTTTTGCGGCTCTATTGACGATATTCGAATCTACAAGCGAGCTTTGTCAGACGGAGAGGTTCAGACCTTATATAGCGAAATAACTGAAGTTACTAAAAGTTCTACTATGGCCCCATCTAAATATTCTTTATATCAAAACTATCCGAATCCATTTAACAGTTCGACCGTAATTTCATATACAATATCAAATCCAGGTTTCGTTACTTTGGAAGTATATGATTTACTTGGAAGAGAAGTTCAAACATTAGTAGAAAAATTTCAAGAGACGGGTATATATTCAGTGAATTTTCATTCGGATAATATTCCGAGTGGTATTTATTATTACAAATTAAAGCTCAGAAATAATTTTATAGAAACAAAGAAAATGTTACTTATCCGGTAAAGTGATACGATCAGATTA from candidate division KSB1 bacterium includes these protein-coding regions:
- a CDS encoding LamG-like jellyroll fold domain-containing protein → MKKLMRSFVLLAFLFFKFGATSIVIGQVEIPCPDYSNSNTDWWLYQFQGYPDYTNHNCGPASAAMVINYLKNRGITTTYHEVISIDYPDVHCYARWNYCQGNGHHGDSTWFENSDWSVPGAKTAQIQNALSFEGIESRTLTGYDCLNDGTGINNIQNALDQGKPCICLVAPMYYRDDVTEYFSHWITVYGYDDNHIYLNDPGYRTGQGFKANKSDFGNALWKVQELSTIIIVEHTNINSDLVAYYPFNGNANDESGHDNDGSVYGATLTTDRFGNADFAFKFDGLDDYIKLDQNLDFDHEQEQTISTWIKVDTIIGYRGTIFSSANSGIWPFGQYLLFIYDSYQVQYHVRYRENFNQILITDERINNAWNLITVSKDSLGILRAYINGQLVEIFESSPGFNTPDVYFETVIGAYRKLDGYTNFFCGSIDDIRIYKRALSDGEVQTLYSEITEVTKSSTMAPSKYSLYQNYPNPFNSSTVISYTISNPGFVTLEVYDLLGREVQTLVEKFQETGIYSVNFHSDNIPSGIYYYKLKLRNNFIETKKMLLIR
- a CDS encoding tyrosine-type recombinase/integrase is translated as MLYGCGLRLSKAINLRVHNFDFDNGTLTVFGKGRKFRKVLLPKKIIPDLQEHLRRVKELHKHDLSKNYAGVFMPDQMERKYKNSAKELARQFFLPAKQLTRIPDTETCRRYHLHETHVYPVR